One region of Strongyloides ratti genome assembly S_ratti_ED321, chromosome : X genomic DNA includes:
- a CDS encoding Ground-like domain-containing protein, with product MKFFTALIFLTSTISSTMAMCGCRPYPVAPCAPQPIQLCPPLPPPVPCPPPVLCPPTFCPPPPPCPPPPPPPPMPICPPPPPPLPCPMAPPCPMLPPPPPMCNNYAPAPVLPVYQPAQYIVPPTNDCCCNCGMPCRYRVRARTHGSKIFTSEDAEAIENPDPTCNNEKLRAVIEDNIAKDTSVSKRAIQKAAEEKLFAKFNVICANGDFTYVAYTDQYCQASVGDITCYAFRPIDPTPEESNNKKNRE from the exons atgaaattttttactgctttaatatttttgactAGTACTATATCATCAACAATGGCAATGTGTGGTTGTAGGCCATATCCAGTAGCACCATGTGCTCCACAACCAATTCAATTATGCCCACCATTACCACCACCAGTGCCATGTCCACCACCAGTACTTTGTCCACCAACATTTTGTCCTCCTCCACCACCATGTCCTCCACCACCTCCTCCACCACCAATGCCAATTTGTCCACCACCTCCACCACCATTGCCATGTCCAATGGCTCCACCATGCCCAATGTTACCACCACCACCTCCAATGTGTAACAATTATGCTCCTGCTCCAGTTTTACCTGTTTATCAACCAGCACAATATATTGTTCCACCAACAAATGATTGTTGTTGTAACTGTGGAATGCCATGTAGATATAGAGTTAGAGCAAGAACACATggttcaaaaatatttacatcaGAAGATGCTGAAGCTATTGAAAATCCAGATCCAACATGTAACAATGAAAAACTTCGTGCAGTTATTGAAGAT aatATTGCAAAAGATACATCTGTCTCTAAAAGAGCTATTCAAAAAGCTGcagaagaaaaattatttgcaAAATTCAATGTTATTTGTGCTAATGGAGATTTTACATATGTTGCTTATACTGATCAATATTGTCAAGCATCAGTTGGTGATATTACTTGTTATGCCTTCAGACCAATTGATCCAACACCTGAAGAAAGtaacaataaaaagaatagagaataa
- a CDS encoding Troponin I produces the protein MCDFLSQNNIDEQVNVLKSKKSSSTRYGGPQDYCDDEEEYEEEEEDEQEDEDEEEKRRVAERERKKEEVRKRLMEASRAKKAKKGFLTPERKKKLRKLLMEKAAEDLKQQQMLREQERQRVLQERIIPLPDIDGMDDDEILESAKEFVERIKQLESDVYDLNYFVRQKDFEINELTIAVNDLRGKFVKPTLKKVSKTDNKFDKLKKKETAKVDFRSNLKTVESNKFAMEEEKEKEKLEWAK, from the exons ATGTGTGATTTCTTGTCTCAAAATAACATAGATGAGCAGGTGAATGTCTTAAAATCTAAAAAGAGTTCTTCTACTCGTTATGGTGGTCCTCAAGATTATTGTGATGATGAGGAAGAATatgaagaagaagaagaagatGAGCAAGAAGATGAGGATGAGGAAGAAAAGAGACGTGTTGCTGAACGTGAACGTAAGAAGGAAGAGGTACGTAAACGTTTAATGGAAGCTTCACGTGCTAAAAAAGCTAAAAAAGGTTTTTTAACACCTGAACGTAAAAAGAAACTTCGTAAACTTTTGATGGAGAAAGCTGCTGAAGACTTGAAACAACAACAAATGCTTCGTGAACAGGAACGCCAACGTGTCTTACAAGAAAGAATTATTCCACTTCCAGATATTGATGGTATGGATGATGATGAAATACTTGAATCAGCCAAAGAATTTGTTGAACGTATCAAACAACTTGAATCCGATGTTTATGATCTTAACTATTTTGTTAGACAAAAAGATTTTGAAATTAATGAGTTAACTATTGCTGTTAACGATTTAAGAGGTAAATTCGTCAAACCCACACTTAAGAAAGTTTCCAAAACAGATAATAa atTTGATAAGCTTAAGAAGAAAGAAACAGCTAAGGTTGATTTTCGATCCAATCTCAAAACAGTCGAGTCTAACAAATTCGCAATGGAAGAG gaaaAAGAAAAGGAGAAGCTCGAATGggcaaaataa
- a CDS encoding Saposin-like type B, 1 domain and Saposin B domain and Saposin-like domain-containing protein has product MKNLTVFFLVLLSTTVTLAIKDELLDSNKIPKVSTYDIEITKDVCDECQTIVSRFSEAMRDPSKLAALKLILGSLCHETVYEMECKLFVRKLDVFMDKLLPYLNDTKKVCHKFHMCGNEKINAFHKFAILYADKIITSIDKKNRFLCEECRFAAKELEEFVSDKSTQEQVKRFISQNICAKIPKYQGSCDLMIDDFLPDFFKQLEDYLKNAPQFCHNIGLCDKSRVTHTNNENKSAKGQIALHQFINGIKEVRSVRHPEILMSCLECEIAIDAVLIELRQNKTIYGLADDLRDGVCPVLPSNYTLSCNDFLNLYAPTVVYMTMQQFTSEGICTGLVKACKKEDMSKLHFNKLSIEEQNSVKCEACKAVNNHIINVLDDGDFRQKITDGLEQNICSYVPGVGVNACENLMQKYLPVALNKIEGYLKKPDMCQNILHVC; this is encoded by the exons atgAAGAATCTTACTGTATTTTTTCTTGTACTTTTGAGTACCACTGTAACTTTAGCCATTAAGGATGAACTTCTtgatagtaataaaataccAAAAGTATCAACTTATGATATTGAAATTACCAAAGATGTTTGTGATGAATGTCAAACTATTGTTTCAAGATTTTCTGAAGCAATGAGAGATCCTAGTAAACTTGCtgctttaaaattaattcttGGTAGTTTATGTCATGAAACTGTCTATGAAATGGAATGTAAACTTTTTGTTAGAAAACTTGATGTATTTATGGATAAACTTTTACCATATCTTAATGATACAAAAAAAGTTTGCCATAAATTCCATATGTGtggaaatgaaaaaattaatgctTTCCATAAATTTGCCATTCTTTATGCTGACAAAATTATAACATCAATTGATAAGAAg aatcgTTTCCTTTGTGAGGAATGTAGATTTGCTGCCAAGGAACTTGAAGAATTTGTTTCAGATAAATCAACTCAAGAACAAGTTAAACGTTTTATTAGTCAAAATATTTGTGCTAAAATTCCAAAATATCAAGGAAGTTGTGATTTAATGATTGATGATTTTCTTCCTGATTTCTTTAAACAATTAGAAGACTATCTTAAGAATGCTCCACAA ttttgcCATAACATTGGACTTTGTGATAAATCAAGAGTTACCCATACAAACAATGAG AATAAATCAGCTAAAGGACAAATTGCTTTACATCAATTTATTAATGGAATTAAAGAAGTTCGTTCAGTAAGACATCCAGAAATATTAATGTCATGTCTTGAGTGTGAAATAGCTATTGATGCTGTACTTATTGAACTCAGACAAAATAAGACAATTTATGGACTTGCAGATGATCTTAGAGATGGTGTATGTCCAGTATTACCATCTAATTATACTCTTTCTTGTAATGATTTCTTAAATCTTTATGCTCCAACTGTTGTTTATATGACAATGCAACAATTTACCTCAGAAGGAATATGTACAGGTCTTGTTAAAGCAtgtaaaaaagaagatatgtcaa aattacattttaataagttATCAATTGAAGAACAAAATTCTGTAAAATGTGAAGCATGTAAAGCTGTTAATAATCATATAATTAATGTTCTTGATGATGGAGATTTTAGACAAAAAATTACTGATGGCTTAgaacaaaatatttgtagTTATGTTCCTGGAGTAGGAGTAAATGCTTGTGAAAATTTAATGCAAAAATATCTTCCAGTAGCATTAAATAAGATAGAAGGATATCTCAAAAAACCTGATATGTgccaaaatattttacatgtttgttag
- a CDS encoding Six-bladed beta-propeller, TolB-like domain-containing protein: protein MTDEIVWIDVDYSSTTDNCNSNDIKDINKIENDNVEEQNNEEENKSPEDYEDEHLNECQNRLRNNIKEALHLLDQLNFEPKKRNYDLLMNDEKITSPISKDKDQSISSSITSKSSVFCNFQLTANSYEINDIEMETPNAILMIPNTPNIVISDNSKGIIIYDMSTKIQKTIKKETWRYCQGLAYDWRKEEIYTIITKKDDSIPHSPTNYLTILDQNTFEIKDSIELPKILQEIKLNKIKITLAPNGILYMSLNSQGCGSLFEYEPKTKKWTEIAIKRGHFYIDIIVLKIIDSITEILLLEESKGYIVMESIWNSMSAARGIISPVIKPTALTSSFGSGRIFVIDNSISSAVELSKENFEKIKNIVLVESGKNLMYAMERYLIILNIAKKNIKLQLV, encoded by the exons atgacTGATGAAATTGTGTGGATTGATGTTGACTATTCATCTACAACAGATAACTG taattctaatgatattaaggatattaacaaaatagaAAACGATAATGTAGAGGAACAAAATAATGAGGAAGAAAATAAATCACCTGAAGATTATGAAGATGAACATTTAAATGAATGCCAAAATAgattaagaaataatattaaggAAGCTCTTCATTTATTAgatcaattaaattttgaaccaaaaaaaagaaattatgatttattaatgaaTGATGAAAAGATTACATCACCAATAAGTAAAGATAAAGATCAATCAATTTCATCATCAATAACATCTAAAAGTAGtgtattttgtaattttcaATTAACTGCAAACAGTTAtgaaattaatgatattgaAATGGAAACACCAAATGCAATTTTAATGATCCCAAATACACCAAATATTGTAATATCTGATAATAGTAAAggaataattatttatgatatgtcaacaaaaattcaaaaaacaattaaaaaagaaacatgGAGATATTGTCAAGGATTAGCATATGATTGGAGAAAAGAAgaaatttatacaattataacaaaaaaagatgatTCAATTCCTCATAGTccaacaaattatttaactatCCTTGATCAAAAtacttttgaaataaaagataGTATTGAATTaccaaaaatattacaagaaataaaattaaataaaattaagataaCTTTAGCACCAAATggtatattatatatgtcATTAAATAGTCAAGGATGTGGAAGTTTATTTGAATATGAAccaaaaactaaaaaatggACAGAAATAGCTATAAAAAGAGgacatttttatatagatattattgttttaaaaattattgattcAATTACTGAAATATTACTTCTTGAAGAATCAAAAGGATATATAGTTATGGAAAGTATTTGGAATTCAATGTCAGCAGCTCGTGGAATCATATCACCAGTCATAAAACCAACAGCATTAACATCATCATTTGGTAGTGGTAGAATATTTGTTATTGATAATAGTATATCATCTGCTGTTGAATTaagtaaagaaaattttgaaaaaattaaaaatattgttctTGTAGAATCAGGAAAAAATTTGATGTATGCAATGGAAAGATatcttattatattaaatattgccaaaaaaaatataaaattacaattggtataa
- a CDS encoding Ankyrin repeat and Ankyrin repeat-containing domain-containing protein, with the protein MKLLSGASYNFLRDCEEGNLAGVQKFIENKWKKKVILKYMSWILIPKTLSKKINLCKYKYSSNGYNPLHLAILSGNVKLIEYLIEVDKKLIYQKDDNGLSPFHLITLSTNSDIWREIVKKREFILFIEDIPN; encoded by the exons ATGAAACTTCTTTCCGGTGcaagttataattttttaagagATTGTGAAGAAGGAAATTTGGCAGGtgttcaaaaatttattgaaaataaatggaaaaagaaagttattttaaaatatatgtcatg GATTCTTATCCCAAAaacattatcaaaaaaaattaatttatgtaaatataaatattcatcAAATGGATACAATCCACTTCACCTAGCAATATTATCAGgaaatgttaaattaattgaatatttaattgagGTAGACAAAAAActtatatatcaaaaagatGATAATGGTCTCAGTCCTTTTCATTTAATTACATTAAGTACAAATTCAGATATATGGAGAGAAATcgtaaaaaaaagagaatttattttatttattgaagatataccaaattaa
- a CDS encoding Cytoplasmic FMR1-interacting protein, with the protein MASENITLEEAVSNVDILNDLITKSDIPCIEASSLPLQCLVNFDTNFEDKGAFLTGFSKFIEEAARHGEFNDLLADGFKYAGILYTWRCCTRATPMAKSNDQPNRNQINEKIIEVLTSEVEKLHKFMNFTKSAVSRFCEEVRRLCSGGKIKDFVSEAYLLVLGRFLNMFAVLDELKNMKASIKNDFSTFRRAAQFLQVMSNSQSIQQMQELSMFLATQNKIKEDLKKELQTINGYEELLSDIINICVYLFENQMYGTPDERHMFVKVIAFSLYLMDSPNSNLNKLDSKKRISLASIDKIFKTLNVVPLFGDMQIQPFSFVRRCASYDSSKWPLSHKESTTCQVDIVERVKIVREHYVEYVTHLTRVKNEIESTDKHSQRSDYKNQEVAQLALSGIQLLCTWTSDVVETVSWKLLHPTNEEKNKDCPSTAEEYERATRYNYNVEEKNALIEMIAMIKGLQRLLVKQVGQFMTSIRLNVYAEIQDFVQITLKDPLIKAIKGKKDMIKGILMAIVETCVDNISGHYNQTGIKVLEMTKSKHKKKSTSVEALNHVDNPASIRRNVPPSTTQLYMARTMLESLISERCSNGRRGLRKDIDHKHIEKMISFLRISFYWPYLLNLEKYLFECCDLSQLWFREFYLEMTMGKRIQFPIEMSFPWILTDHILTNPDQSHLMQYILYQLDLYNDAANFALTKFKTQFLYDEVEAEVNLCFDQFIFKLSEAVFTHYKQVASSYLLDKQFKTKCNNIGVMIRSPEASRFGPLLGQRHLQLLGRSIDINRLVSQRINISILHSLDVAISKFESEPLIGIIRLEFLLEVNRYCYDLLKQYLFSLSDFDDLFIEANGLVSSDAGRIGLHIFFELNYDIFPNYCYNTSTNRFVRGNILFKRVPERIKASPCNFQYEFGSRSLGAAAENIAKMHSGYIGYPHLRAIVRILGYQGIAVILKEFTALIHSQLTEKLRKSIENIMHLMPKICKLPLSTYGSPAVLEYYLHHTKEVRNYKDLYTGFGQQLRIFGNVIIFTQLLESALQQEEVLDLSHGATFTFNVPRTGGSNMAERQMRSRKIEIQFESLHFTRAVNVYGTPEQIQIAQESELLTKERLCIGLNIFEHFLQYTRGIVINDTLYTGSYPKNGVMTIDECTEFHRLWSVIQFIICLPSSEHDNNTNDKDNRNDGKLRSQYSEEMFGDGPHWGSCILIAILGQDKRFNVLDFSYHLKKIHRSDSKNSSSSGIDLSKMITRIRHIQQLNNEIFTFIKSFLPSKEDYGEYIREYSPPQHASISHSSSTNYY; encoded by the exons ATGGCGTCAGAAAATATCACTTTAGAAGAGGCAGTTTCTAATGTTgat atattaaatgatttaataacTAAATCAGATATACCATGTATTGAAGCATCTTCATTACCATTGCAATGTTTAGTTAACTTTGATACTAACTTTGAGGACAAAGGTGCTTTTTTAACAggattttcaaaatttattgaagaaGCAGCAAGGCATGGCGaatttaatgatttattaGCTGATGGTTTTAAATATGCTGGTATACTTTATACATGGCGTTGTTGTACACGTGCCACACCAATGGCAAAATCAAATGATCAACCTAACAGAAatcaaataaatgaaaaaataattgaagtTCTTACTTCTGAAGTAGAGAAATTACATAAGTTTATGAATTTTACAAAAAGTGCTGTTTCAAGATTTTGTGAAGAAGTTAGACGACTTTGTTCTGGtggaaaaataaaagattttgtCTCTGAAGCATACCTTCTTGTATTGGGacgttttttaaatatgtttgCTGTATtagatgaattaaaaaatatgaaagctagtataaaaaatgatttttcaaCATTTCGGAGAGCAGCACAATTTTTACAAGTTATGTCAAATTCTCAAAGTATTCAACAAATGCAAGAACTTTCAATGTTTTTAGCTACacaaaataagataaaagaagatttaaaaaaagaattacaaACGATTAATGGTTATGAAGAATTATTAAgtgatattattaatatatgtgtttatttatttgaaaatcaAATGTATGGAACACCTGATGAAAGGCATATGTTTGTTAAAGTTATAGCATTTTCGCTTTATTTAATGGATTCACcaaattcaaatttaaacaaattagATTCCAAAAAACGTATTTCTTTAGCatcaattgataaaatttttaaaactttaaatgtTGTTCCACTTTTTGGTGATATGCAAATACAACCATTTTCTTTTGTTAGAAGATGTGCTAGTTATGATTCATCTAAATGGCCGTTATCACATAAAGAGTCTACTACGTGTCAAGTTGATATTGTAGAGCGTGTTAAAATTGTCCGTGAACATTATGTTGAGTATGTAACACATTTAACAAGAGTGAAAAATGAGATTGAATCAACAGACAAACATTCTCAACGATCTGATTACAAAAATCAGGAAGTTGCACAATTAGCATTATCAGGTATACAATTACTTTGTACATGGACAAGTGATGTTGTTGAAACAGTTTCATGGAAATTATTACATCCAacaaatgaagaaaaaaataaagattgtCCAAGTACTGCTGAAGAATATGAAAGAGCAACtagatataattataatgttgaagaaaaaaatgcaCTTATAGAAATGATTGCTATGATTAAAGGTTTACAAAGATTACTTGTTAAACAGGTAGGACAATTTATGACATCTATACGATTAAATGTTTATGCTGAAATACAAGATTTTGTtcaaataacattaaaagatCCACTTATAAAAGCaataaaaggaaaaaaagatatgatAAAAGGAATATTAATGGCAATTGTTGAGACATGTGTAGATAATATTTCAGGACATTATAATCAAACAGGTATAAAAGTATTGGAAATGACAAAAtcaaaacataaaaaaaaatcaacatCTGTTGAAGCATTAAATCATGTTGATAATCCAGCTTCTATTAGGAGAAATGTTCCTCCCAGTACAACACAATTATACATGGCAAGAACAATGTTAGAAAGTTTAATTTCAGAACGTTGTAGTAATGGAAGAAGAGGTTTAAGAAAAGATATTGATCATAAAcatatagaaaaaatgatATCATTCTTAagaatatcattttattggccatatttattaaatcttgaaaaatatttatttgaatgTTGTGATCTTAGTCAATTATGGTTTAGAGAATTTTATCTCGAAATGACAATGGGTAAAAGAATTCAATTTCCTATTGAAATGAGTTTTCCATGGATTTTGACTGATCATATATTAACAAATCCTGATCAATCACATTTAATGCAATATATCTTATATCAATTAGATCTTTATAATGATGCTGCAAATTTTGCACTTACTAAATTTAAGACACAATTTTTGTATGATGAAGTAGAAGCTGAAGTTAATTTATGCTTtgatcaatttatttttaaattatcagaAGCTGTTTTTACACATTATAAACAAGTTGCTTCATCTTATTTATTGGATAAACAATTTAAGAcaaaatgtaataatattgGTGTAATGATTAGATCACCAGAAGCATCTAGATTTGGACCATTACTAGGACAACGTCATCTTCAACTTTTAGGAAGAAGTATTGATATTAATAGACTTGTCTCTcaaagaataaatatatcaatattaCATTCTTTGGATGTTGCAATATCAAAATTTGAATCAGAACCACTTATAGGAATAATAAgattagaatttttattagaagTAAATAGATATTGTTATGATTTActtaaacaatatttattttcattaagtgattttgatgatttatttattgaagCCAATGGTCTTGTTTCAAGTGATGCTGGAAGAATTGGTCTTCATATCTTTTTTGAACttaattatgatatttttccaaattattgttataatacCTCAACAAATCGTTTTGTCAGAGGAaacattctttttaaaagagTACCAGAACGTATTAAAGCATCACCATGTAATTTTCAATATGAATTTGGTAGTAGATCATTAGGTGCTGCTGCTGAAAATATTGCAAAAATGCATTCTGGTTATATAGGATATCCTCATTTAAGAGCTATTGTACGTATATTAGGATATCAAGGTATTgctgttattttaaaagaatttactGCTTTAATTCATTCTCAATTAACagaaaaattaagaaaaagtATTGAGAATATAATGCATCTTATGCCTAAAATATGTAAACTACCATTAAGTACTTATGGATCACCAGCTGTATTAGAATACTATTTACATCATACAAAAGAAGTCCGTAATTATAAAGATCTTTATACAGGATTTGGTCAACAACTTCGTATTTTTGgtaatgttataatatttactcAATTATTAGAAAGTGCTTTACAACAAGAAGAAGTCTTAGATTTATCTCATGGAGCaacatttacttttaatgTTCCAAGAACAGGTGGAAGTAATATGGCAGAACGTCAAATGAGAAGTCGCAAAATTGAAATACAATTTGAATCATTACATTTTACCAGAGCTGTTAATGTTTATGGAACACCGGAACAAATACAAATTGCTCAGGAATCAGAATTGTTAACAAAAGAAAGACTTTGTATTggattaaatatttttgaacaTTTTCTTCAATATACAAGAGGTATTGTTATTAATGATACATTATATACAGGAAGTTATCCAAAAAATGGTGTTATGACTATTGATGAATGCACTGAATTTCATAGATTATGGAGTGTaatacaatttataatatgtttaCCATCCTCTGAACATGATAATAATACTAATGATAAAGATAATAGAAATGATGGAAAATTACGTTCACAATACAGTGAAGAGATGTTTGGAGATGGACCACATTGGGGTTCATGTATTCTTATTGCTATACTTGGACAAGATAAAAGATTTAATGTTTTAgatttttcttatcatttaaaaaaaattcatagaAGTGATTCTAAAAATTCATCTTCAAGTGGTATCGATCTTTCTAAAATGATAACACGCATCCGTCATATTCAGCAGTTAAACaatgaaatttttacattcataaaaagttttcttcCTTCAAAGGAAGATTACGGTGAATATATTAGAGAATATTCTCCACCACAACACGCAAGCATTTCTCATTCATCATCAACAAATTATtactaa
- a CDS encoding Pyruvate dehydrogenase E1 component subunit beta, mitochondrial has product MASTLTVREALNMAMDEEIKRDERVFLIGEEVAQYDGAYKVSKGLWKKYGDKRIVDTPITEMGFAGLAVGAAFHGLRPICEFMTWNFSMQAIDHILNSAAKTFYMSSGRFNVPIVFRGPNGSASGVAAQHSQDFSSWFAHCPGLKVLTPYNSEDAKGLLKAAIRDDNPVVFLENEIMYNVPFEMSDEAMSSDFVLPIGKASIVKEGSDVTLVAFSRGVEFAIKASEKLTNEGINVEIINLRSLRPLDTETIKNSVKKTNHLVTIEFGWPICGIGSEIAAQICESETFDYLDGPIARVTGVDIPMPYTQSLEEAALPKINDIVSTIKKVLNKK; this is encoded by the exons ATGGCATCAACTTTAACTGTTCGTGAAGCATTAAATATGGCAATGgatgaagaaataaaaagagATGAAagagtttttttaattggaGAAGAAGTTGCTCAATATGATGGTGCttataaa gTATCAAAAGGTTTATGGAAAAAATATGGTGATAAAAGAATTGTTGATACACCAATTACTGAAATGGGATTTGCTGGTCTTGCTGTTGGTGCAGCTTTTCATGGATTAAGACCTATTTGTGAATTTATGACATGGAATTTTTCTATGCAAGCTATAGATCATATACTTAATAGTGCTGCTAAGACTTTTTATATGTCTTCTGGTAGATTTAATGTTCCAATAGTTTTTCGTGGACCAAATGGATCTGCATCTGGTGTTGCAGCACAACATTCTCAAGACTTTAGTTCATGGTTTGCTCATTGCCCTggattaaaagtattaacaCCCTATAATTCTGAAGATGCTAAAGGATTATTAAAAGCTGCTATTAGAGATGATAATCCTGTtgtatttttagaaaatgagATAATGTATAATGTACCATTTGAGATGTCTGATGAAGCAATGTCCTCAGATTTTGTTTTACCAATTGGAAAAGCAAGTATTGTAAAAGAAGGTAGTGATGTAACATTAGTTGCATTTTCAAGAGGTGTTGAATTTGCTATTAAAGCAAGTGAAAAATTAACTAACGAAGGTATTAATGtggaaataattaatttaagaTCGTTAAGACCACTTGATACAGagacaattaaaaattctgTCAAAAAAACTAATCATTTAGTCACAATTGAATTTGGATGGCCTATTTGTGGAATTGGATCAGAAATTGCTGCACAAATATGTGAATCTGAAACTTTTGATTATTTAGATGGACCGATCGCAAGAGTTACAGGTGTAGATATACCAATGCCATACACACAATCACTTGAAGAAGCAGCATTaccaaaaattaatgatattgtTTCAACAATAAAGAAAgtcttaaataaaaaataa